One Bosea sp. 124 genomic window, TCCGGCGTGAAGCCGATGCGCTTCTGCAGATCGGGCGCGACGTTGAGGCCGGTGACGGTGCCGTTGTAGCCCATGTCGACCGCGAAGGCCTCCTGCGGCGCCTTCTCCAGCATCGCGTTCATATAGGCGTAGGCGTTGTCCTTGTTGGGCGCGTTCTTCTGGATCACGAAGCCCGAGACATAGGCCGGGATGCCTTCCACCGGCGAGACGGCCTCGCAGGGGATGCCGGCGTTCTGCCATTGCACGACGCGGGCCTTCCAGATCGCGCTGATGCCGATCTCCTCGTTCTTCATCGCGGCGGCGAAGGCCTCGTTGGTCGGGTAGACGCGAGCGCCGGCCTTCTTCACGGCCATCAGGATTTCCTTGGCCTTGTCGAGGTCGTTCATGTCCTTGCCGCCGGTGGCGGCCATCGAGGCGGCGATCATGATCGACTGGTACTGGATGTCGATGAAGCCGATCTTGGAGCCCCATTTCGGGTCGAGCCAGTCCTTGAAGCCGGTCGGCGCCGGGTTGATGATCTTGGGATTGAAGATCACCACGTTGCCCGAATAGATGTGCCCGATGCCGTAGGGATACTT contains:
- a CDS encoding extracellular solute-binding protein, coding for MTTFDRRDLLKGAGAAALATGLGTQAFAQAAGKVVVGTWGGDYARLLTKNIEDPILKPKGMEVVQDQAGDAPRRAKMVAERRLPRGTVDIQGLSAANMYEMNEAGVIEALDYSKIPNAKNLLPTMKYPYGIGHIYSGNVVIFNPKIINPAPTGFKDWLDPKWGSKIGFIDIQYQSIMIAASMAATGGKDMNDLDKAKEILMAVKKAGARVYPTNEAFAAAMKNEEIGISAIWKARVVQWQNAGIPCEAVSPVEGIPAYVSGFVIQKNAPNKDNAYAYMNAMLEKAPQEAFAVDMGYNGTVTGLNVAPDLQKRIGFTPEEEKKLRDLDYGFLAKNDNAMKEWWDKVFKA